Part of the Chitinophaga parva genome is shown below.
AACGGTACGAGCCAATGGACCGTACAAACCTTCCCCTTTGCAAATGCGTGCTGCATTCACACAGGTTATAACAATTGCACTTAAAACGGCATTGGAAAAAATCTATAGCAAAGCTGGATACTTAAAAAGAAAAAACCGTGGGCAGCCATACACCGTTAATCCGGGCTACCACCCACGGCTTTAAAAAAAATTACGCTTCGGCGGCCTGCATTTCCAGGCGCTTGGCTTTGATCTTGGCTTCAATTTCATTGGCCAAACCAGGATTGTCCAGCAGCAGTGTTTTCACTGCATCGCGGCCCTGGCCCAGTTTGTTGCCATCGTAGCTAAACCAGCTACCGCTCTTCTGCACGATGCCAAATTCGACACCCATGTCGATGATCTCACCTACTTTGGAAATACCCTGGCCGAAGATAATGTCGAACTCTGCCTGGCGGAAGGGAGGGGCGACTTTATTCTTTACCACTTTCACTTTTACGCGGTTACCCACGGCCTCTTCTCCATCCTTGATCTGGGTCATACGGCGGATATCGAGGCGCACAGACGCGTAAAATTTGAGGGCGTTACCACCGGTGGTTGTTTCGGGGTTGCCGAACATTACACCGATCTTTTCACGCAGCTGGTTAATGAAAATACAGCAGCAGTTTGTTTTGGAAATAGTAGCTGTGAGCTTACGCAGGGCCTGTGACATCAGGCGGGCCTGCAGGCCCATTTTGCTTTCTCCCATCTCCCCTTCCAGTTCTCCTTTAGGCACCAGGGCAGCCACAGAATCGATCACCACTACATCTACCGCACCAGACAAGATCAACCGATCCGCAATTTCCAGTGCCTGCTCTCCATGGTCCGGCTGGGAGATCAGCAAAGAGTCCACGTCCACACCCAGGCGCTGCGCATAAGAACTGTCAAACGCGTGCTCCGCATCCACAATAGCGCAAATGCCGCCTTTCTTCTGGGCTTCGGCAATTGTATGAATAGCCAGGGTCGTCTTACCGGAAGACTCCGGGCCGTATATTTCAATGATCCTTCCTTTGGGTAAACCGCCGATACCAAGGGCTATATCCAGGCCCAGGGAACCCGTGGAAATGTATTCCATCGGCTCCGAACCTTTCTCTCCCATCATCATTACAGACCCCTTACCAAAATCCTTTTCGATTTTATCCATGGTAAGGCGAAGGGCCTTTAATTTTTCTGCATTGGCTGTAGACATTGTAGTAAGTTTAGTAATTAGGAATTCAATGGTGTGCTAAGGTAATATGCAATTTTGATTTATCCTAAAATAATTAGCATTTTTACTAAAATAAATAGTAGGATGCTGATCTATTGCAGCTGTTACCCGCTGATAACATTACAAAGATGCAGGGTTAATACGCAAGGGATGTGCGTAGCAGGCAAAAAGTTTTAAAATTTTTTAAAGGGAAAGATAAGCAGCTGGCTATAAGTAGGTTACATAAGCAGGCCTGCCGGCAGGTACTTTTACGGAACTTATAAAAATCAGTATTTCTACGCTTGATCGGATTAACGGAAAGCCGGACTTTTGTGGTGTGCGGGAGAAAAGTGAAAGAACAGGAATTCGCAGTCAGGCCTTTCACCATCTAAAGACCCCGGTTTCTACATTCTCATCCATGGTACGCGGCTCACAAGCGTTTCTTCCGGCAAGCAAGAAGCGCTTTTATACACTGCATCCCTCCAACAGCCGAACATGACCTCAATTGTTAACCCGTTTGTTTGCCCGTTTTATTTACTATCCGACTATTCCATATGCTACCAGCTGAGACACAATGCCTACTACAATACCGAGGTACACCTCGAATGGGGAGTGGGCATTTAATATCATCCGGCAGGTAGCCACCAGGCCACATACCAGGAACGCCACCAGCAACGGCAGGGACACATTGACCTGCAATCCCCACATCAGCGTCAGCAAATAACCGATCACACCACCCCAGCCTACCATGTGCATGCTGATCTTCACAAAGATGTTTGTGATGAATGACACGATCACCGCAATGAAAATACCCAGGAAAAAAACGACGAAAAACGGCGGTGCCTGTCCTTCCTTCTTGAACGTATAGAACGCCCAGAAATAAAAGATCATGGTGCTCAGGTAGGGAATGATCCGGTCCTGCTGCCCCTTCAACTGTATGCTGGGCAAAAAACCCAATGTCCTGCACAGCAGCACCACCAGCAGCGGGAACATCAGCGTGATGCTCACCACGCGGAAGTAGAAAATATCATAATCAAACCGCTTGCTGAGATTGCGGAACGTAGCAAAGTACTCCGGCAGGCTGCACACGAGCATTACCGTGATCAGCGTGGGAATAAAGAGGGGGTGAAATATTACCGATACCACCTGCGCAAAGGCTTTCGTAGCCTTCGGGAAAGAAGGCGCCGAGGTGTAAACGGTGCGGGAGCCCTGCGCAGGCCGGGTATTTTCCATCATAAATCGGGATTGTGGTGGGCGCAAAGATACGCCCTCTCGGGCATTCGCCTACAGTTCTTTGCGGAGGCGGGCCACCGGGATATTAAGCTGTTCCCTGTACTTGGCCACCGTACGGCGGGCAATATTGTACCCTTTGTCCTGCAGCATTTTCGTAAGGTTTTCATCGCTCAGCGGCTTACGTTTGTGCTCCCCGGCTATCAGGTCGCTCAGGATCTTTTTCACCTCGCGGGTAGATACTTCCTCCCCGCTGTCTGTAGAAAGTGATTCGGAGAAAAAGAACTTGAGGCGGAAGGTACCAAACTCGGTTTGCACATACTTACTGTTTGCCACGCGGCTTACGGTAGAAATGTCCAGGGACGTAATGTCAGCAATATCCTTGAGGATCATGGGCCGCATGGAAGTTTCATCACCGGTGATGAAGAAATCATGCTGGTAGTTCATGATGGCCTCCATGGTAGACAACAGCGTGTGCTGGCGCTGCTTGATGGCGTCAATGAACCACTTCGCGGCGTCTATCTTCTGTTTGATGAAGAGTACCGCTTCCTTCTGGCGGCGGTCTTTCTTATCACCACGGTCGTACTCCTTCAGCATTTCCCGGTAACCCTCGGAAATGCGCAGGTCCGGTGCGTTCTTGGAATTGAGCGTGAGCTCCAGTTTACCATTATTATTGAAGATAAAAAAGTCCGGCAGCACGTAGCTTTCAGCCTTGTTCAGGTTTGCGTAATTGCTGCCGGGACGCGGGTTCAGCCGGATGATCTGGGAAATGGATTCCTTCAGGTCTTCATCGCTCAGGTTGAGCGACTTTTGTATTTTCTCGTAGTGTTTCTTGGTGAACTCGTCGAAGTAATTTTCCAGGATAGAGATGGCGGTGATCACGCCCGGATCGTCACTGGCTTTGCGGTGCAATTGCAGCAGCAGGCACTCTTTCAGGTCTGCACAGCACACGCCGGCCGGGTCAAATTCCTGGATCTTCTTGATCAGGCCACGGATCTCTTCTTCGTCTGTATCAATATTCTGGGAAAAAGAAAGGTCATCCACGATGGCGCTGATCTCCCGGCGCAGGTAGCCATCGTCGTCAATGCTGCCAATGATCTGCTCTGCGATCACGCCCTGGCGCTCTTCCAGCTCCAGCATACCCAGTTGCTCCAGCAGGTGCTCGTGGAAGGAGGTTTCCACCTTTACCGGGATGGTCTTGTTCTCATCCTGGTCGGGATAATTATCGTTGCGCAGCTTGTAATCGGCAATGTCATCATCGCCATCACTCACGTATTCAGAAATATCGATATTGTCATATTCATTTTCACTGCCATCGGGCTCAAAGTCTTCGCCTTCGCCCTCTTCTCCACTGGCTTCATATTCATCCGGGGTGTCCTTGAACTCATCTTCATGCTGTTCGTCTTCGCCATATTCCAGGGCCGGGTTTTCTTCCAGCTCTTCCTTAATTCTCTCTTCCAGGTTGACAGTAGGAACCTGCAGCAGTTTCATGAGCTGAATCTGCTGGGGTGATAACTTCTGTAATAGTTTTTGTTGCTGGGTCTGTTTTAGCATAATCTCTTTCTAACGACAATTTTAACAACTAGTATCTTCCTGGTTGCCGTCGCTGTGGGGCCTTTGCAGGCATTTACAGCCCGGCGTCCGTATTTTCAAAATCCAATTCCGGTTGGTCGTAGTTCAGCCGGAAAGATTTGCGGTGATAGCGGGTTTCGCCGTGTTCCCTCAGGGCGTTGCGGTGCACCAGTGTACCGTAGCCCTTATTTTCATGCCAGCCAAACTGGGGATGTTCCAGGTGGAGGGCCATCATGTGGGCATCGCGATAGGTCTTGGCCAGCACCGAGGCCGCGGCGATGGAGGCATAAATGCCATCGCCCTGGATAATGCACGCATGGGGCACTGTACCATAAGGCACAAACCGGTTGCCATCCACTAAAATGTACTCCGGTTGTTGCTTCAACTGCTCCAGGGCCAGGTGCATGGCCTTGAAAGATGCCTTCAGGATATTGATCCGGTCTATCTCTTCATTATCCACGCTGGCTACTGCGTAGCAGATAGCTTTGGTTTCTATGTATTGCCGCACTTCCTCGCGGTGGGCGGGCTTCATTTGTTTGGAATCGTTGAGCAAGGGGTGCCTGAAACGGGGCGGTAAAATTACTGCTGCCGCAAACACAGGCCCGGCCAGGCATCCACGGCCGGCTTCATCGCAGCCGGCTTCCATAACTCCTTTCTGATAGTACGATTTCAGCAATTCGGTGTGTTTCTGTAAAAGTAAAAGTACAAAATTACCTACAGGAACAGTATTAGGCGTTAATTATCCTTTTTCGTACTATCCTTGTCTGAAAAGGCGTCCCGGATGCCCTGTTTCAGCTTATCCCAGGTACGGTTACTCTTATCCAGCAGGCGGTTGGCGCCCGTTTTGGTATCCTCCCACTTGTCTGCAGAGGCGTTCTGTACTTCCGTTGCTTTGCTGCTCAGCGAATCGCGCCAAACCTGCAAACGCTTTTTGGTTTCCATCGCTTTGGCAGAACCATCGTTCTTCAACTCTCCCATTTTTTTATCCACTTTGCTGATCTGCACCTGCAGGGCAGACTTCAGGCTATCGCGCTCTGTGCTCAGGTAATCGCCGGTGGCCTGTGCAGCATCTTTCAGGTTTTGTCCTGCTTTTTCCACACTCTTTTGCGCGGAGTCTTTCTTTTCCTGTTGCGCCTTGTTCTCCTGGCAGGCAAAAAGCAGTACGCTCAGTACCAGTATTATTCCCTTTTTCATAGTATGAGGTAGTAAATGATTTAAATATATATCTAAAAAATACTTATGTCTTTCCAACCTTGTAATGGCGGGGTACATAAGGCAAATGGCATTCCAAAAAAGCAGGGGCTGCTGTGGTTTCCCGGGTGAAATTTCGCCGCTTATACCGCTCCGGCCCTGCGTTTGGGCAAAAAAAGTTAGTTTGCCACCCACAACAAAAAAAATCTCACCTGACATGAAAAAAAACCTGTTCGTCCTTATCCTGCTGCTGGCTGCCCAGGTGACCCGCGCGGATGAAGGCATGTGGCTGCCCTACCTCCTGGGCCAGCAAACCTATAACGACATGGTGAAGCGCGGCCTGAAGCTCACGAAAGAGCAGCTGTACAGCATTAACAAGGCCTCCATCAAAGATGCTATTATCATTTTTGGTGGCGGCTGCACCGGAGAGATCGTGAGCAACGAAGGCCTGATCTTTACCAACCATCACTGTGGCTACGCCGCTGTGGCCGCGGCCAGCACCGTGGAGCACAACTACCTGAAGAATGGCTTCTATGCCCGCAGCAAGCAGGAGGAAATCCCTTCCAGGAACCTTTCCGTGCAGTTCCTGGTGCGCGTGGAAGATGTAACCAACCAGATGAACGATGCGCTGAAAGGCCTCAGCGGCATGGAGCGCGTAAACGCACAGCAACATAAAACGCAGGAACTGGTAGCCAAAGCCACGGAAGGCACCGGCTACGAAGCCAGCGTGAGTCCCATTTTCAAAGGCAATCAATTCCTGCTCTACGTGTACGAGCGCTATAAAGATATCCGCCTGGTAGGCGTTCCGCCGGAAAGCATCGGCAAGTTTGGCGGCGATACCGACAACTGGGAATGGCCCCGCCACACGGGCGACTTCTCTATTTTCCGCGTGTACACGGATAAGAATGGAAAACCGGCAGAATATAGTGCAGACAATGTGCCCATGAAGCCCAGGTATTTCCTGCCTGTGTCTACCAAGGGCGTGAAAGAAGGCGACTACGCCATGATCTTTGGCTATCCTGGTGGAACTAACCGTTATGAAACATCCTTTGGTGTAAACCTGAAGACCAGCGTGGAAAACCCGGCCATCGTAAACCTGCGCGATGTACGCCTGAAGGCCATGTTTGAGCAGATGAAGAAAGACCCGGCCGTGAAACTGAAGCTGGCCTCCAGCTACGCCGGCATTGCCAACTACTGGAAATTCTTTGACGGCGAAAGCAAACAACTGCTGAAGTATGGCGTGGAAGACCAAAAGAAAAAACAGGAAGCCGCCTTTACCCAGTGGGCCAAAGGCAAGCCGGAATATGAAAATATCTTCCGCGATTATGCCAAGGCATACGATGAATGGCGCCCCTACGCTAAACACCGCCAGTACCTGCGCGAAGGCATCCTGGGCTCTCCCCTGGCGGCTTTTGCGGCAAACCTGGTGCTCGTTGAACGGGCCCTCACTACACCCGGCGCCCCGGCTGATGCGGTACCCAAGGCTATGACCGCCGTGAGCGAAGCCCGCAAAACATTCCTGGCCGGTGAAGATAAACCCAGCGACCAGAAAATACTGGCGGCCACCGCACGCATGTTCTACACAGACATTGACAAAAACCAGCAGCCCATCGGTTTTTACGAAGACATCCGCAGCAAATTTGGCAGCCTGGATGATGACAACACCTGGCGCATCTGGGCCGCTTCCGTGATGAGCAACACCTTCATCCTGGATGATAAAAAATGGAACGACTTTGCAGCCCACCCGGATGCGGTGACCCTGCAGAACGACCCGGCCTTTGCCTACGCCAGTGCTTTCCTGAAAAACTACAACAGCAAGTACCTGCCCATCTTTGCCAAGTTTACCACCACGAACGAGGACCTGGGCCGCGAATACCTGAAAGGCGTAATGGAAATGGAGCCCAACAAGCAGCGCTACCCGGATGCCACCTTCACCATGCGCGTAACTTACGGCAACGTGAAAGCCTACAGCCCTCGTGACGCCGTGCATTATGATTATGCCTGCACTATGACTGGCGTAATGGAAAAATATGTGCCCGGTGATTATGAATTTGACCTGCCGCAAAACTACATTGACGCGTACAGGCGCAAAGACTTTGGCCCGTACAAGGACGCTGCGCGCAATGATGTGGTGGTGTGCTTTATCACAACCAACGACATTACCGGTGGCAACTCCGGCTCCCCGGTAATGAACGCAAACGGTGAACTGGTAGGCCTGGCCTTTGACGGCAACTACGAGGCCCTCAGCCACAAGATCCAGTTTGACCCGGTGTACAACCGTACCATCTGCGTGGATGTACGCTATGTACTGTGGTGCATTGACAAACTGGGGGGCGGCAAAAACCTGGTCGACGAGCTGAAACTCAGCGGCGCACCAGTGGCGAAAAAGAAATAAACAACCGCGCTTTACCGCATAAAAAAAGGCCGTCCCGGTATAAACCAGGACGGCCTTCTCATTTATCTAAGCTTCGCTTTCAAAGAATAGTTTGTAATAATTCATATTCATCGTTTCATCAAAGCCCCGCTCCACCATCTCACGGTTGCCATGGATATAAATGTGAAAATTTTTATCCAGCTTGATCACTGTTTTGAATACCTTATTCTGCTTTTTAACGGCAGCGGAAGAGATGTCAAAACTTTCCGGGAATGCTTCCTGGTTCTCTTTTTCAAAGTACTCGCGATAGGATTTGAAAGACTCAATAGCCTCGGGATGGCCCAGTACTTCTTCGGCAAATTCTTCCATCTGGAAATGGTCCTTTTCCTTGAAGTAGGCGGCTGATTTGTTCATGAGGTCTGCCTGGTCCACGCGGTTCAGCTCAAACTCGGTGGGCAGCTTGTTGTTGATGAACTGCTTGCACATGTTCACCATATTTTCCGTTTGATGATAGCTGTCTGCCCGGCGCTGCACCTGCAGGAAGGCATCTTTCCAGTAAATGGCCTCATTCTGCTTGCTGATGCTGTCTACCACACTCACTTTGTAGCCATCTTCTTCTTCAATATTGAACACCAGGCAGCCCTTATCCAGCTTGGAAATATTGATGCCATCATCATGGTTTACCTGGTAGTTCTCGTCCTGCAGGTACACCTTCAGGTAGGTATCGCGGTTCTCTGATTTAAAGATGCCCACTGCTTCCACTTCCTCTCCGTCCACCTGGCATTTACTGAAGTGCACAATGTACAGCTCCCCGCCTTTCACCTTGGGGTGGGTGCTGTGTTTATACAGGTGTTTGGCAATGTTGACGGACTGCTCCTGGAAAGTTTCCACATCCTCAAAAATGCGCCGGCAGTACTGGTACACTTCGTTCAGGTTGAGGTCTGCCTCGTGGGTGAAGCGGAAAAATTCCGCATTGTTGGTGAATGGCTGGATAAAATAGGTGAGCAGCAACTGGCTGATCATCTCATCTTCCAGGGCCAGGGGGCTTTGGGAAAATACAAGTGGCTCTTCTTTAGATGCGTTGCCTACTTTATGAATAGTAAGTTTCTCCAGGTCTTTGATGTCGGAAACATGAATCATATTAAATAATTATATTGTCCGACCAAGGCGCCGGGGGTGCAAAAATATCACCATTTTCCTTATTTTGATGGCTGTAAAACGAAGGGGATATTATGAAAAAAATACCATTGCTGCTGGCCACTGTGTTTGTCACCGTGACGGCCACCGCCCAGAAAGTGACCGATGACTTTAACCAGGCCAACGATCTCACTGCGGAAAACATGTTCAGCAAGAACATCGAAGGCCCCAACTTTGACCGGGCCGGTAATCTTTACGTAGTGAATTTTGAAAAAGACGGCACCATCGGCAAGATCAATACCCGCAACGGTAGCGGCAAAATCTTCGTAACCCTGCCGGATAGCAGCATTGGCAACGGGGTGCACTTTGACAGCAAGGGCACCATGTACCTGCCGGACTTTGTGGGTCACAACATCCTGACGGTGGACATGCGCACCAAAAAAGTAAGCGTATACCTGCACAACGATGCCTTTAATCAGCCCAATGACCTGTGCTTCATGAAGAACGACGGCTTCTTTGCCTCCGATCCCAACTGGAAGGAAAATACCGGCCAGGTATGGTTTATTAAAGACGGCAAAGCCACGCTGGTGGCCAAAGACATGGGCACTACCAACGGCATAGAACTAAGCCCCGACGAGCGCACCCTGTATGTAAATGAAGGCACCCAGCGCAGGATCTGGAAGTTCCGGGTAGACAACAAGGGGAACCTGAGTCATAAAGAGCTTTTCTATGAATTTGAAGACGGCGGCATGGATGGCATGAAATGCGATAAGAACGGCAACCTTTATGTGTGCCGCTGGGGCACAGGCCAGATCGTAGTACTGGCGCCCACGGGCCGCATTTTCAACACCATCAACCTGCGCGGCAAGCAATGCAGCAACCTGGTTTTTGGCGGCCCCGACGGACAAACCATTTACGTAACCCTGCAGGACCGGAAGTGCGTGGAATGGGTGCGGGTGGCCATTCCGGGTAAAAAGTTTGATAAAAGACAGTAGGCAGGGGTAATACCACGTATTCCAATAAAAAATCCAAATTCCAACGACGCGATACGGTCATGGAATTTGGATTTTTTTATGTTGCTGCGGGCAGTTTCTAGATTAGATGTTCAGCCCACCGCAAACGCTCAGCGTCTGGCCGGTGAGGTAAGCGCCCATATCGCTGGCCAGGAACAGGCAGCTGTTGGCAATATCTTCCGTGGTACCAAAGCGGCCCAGGGGGATTTTTTCCATGTAGTTATTCTTGGCGTCGCCATCCTGCAGGTAGTGGGTCATGTCTGTTTCAATGAAGCCGGGGGCAATAGCGTTGCAACGGATGTTGCGGCTGCCCAGCTCCTTGGCCACAGACTTGGTGAACCCGATGATACCGGCCTTGGAAGCGGCGTAGCTGCTCTGGCCTGCATTGCCCTGGATACCGATGATGGAGCTCATGTTAATGATCACACCACTTCTGGCTTTCATCATGGGGCGGATCACCTGCTTGGTCATGTTGAACACACTTTTCAGGTTCGTGTTCATCACATCATCCCACTGCTCGGGGCTCATGCGGAGCAGGAGGTTATCTTTGGAGATGCCGGCATTGTTCACGCAGATATCTACGGTGCCAAAATCTTTCAGTACTTCATTTACCAGGGTTTCGCATTCTGCAAATACGCCGGCGTTTGACTTATAAGCTTTTGCTTTTACGCCAAATGCCTGCAGTTTTTGTTCCAGTGCCTTTGCTTTTTCATCGGAGCTCAGGTAGGTGAATGCCACGTTTGCGCCATGTTCAGCGAATTTGAGGGCAATGCCTTCACCAATACCACGGCTGGCGCCCGTTACAATTGCCACTTTGTTCTCCAGTAATTTCATCATTATGCGTGTAGTTATAGGTTAATAGC
Proteins encoded:
- the fabG gene encoding 3-oxoacyl-[acyl-carrier-protein] reductase, coding for MMKLLENKVAIVTGASRGIGEGIALKFAEHGANVAFTYLSSDEKAKALEQKLQAFGVKAKAYKSNAGVFAECETLVNEVLKDFGTVDICVNNAGISKDNLLLRMSPEQWDDVMNTNLKSVFNMTKQVIRPMMKARSGVIINMSSIIGIQGNAGQSSYAASKAGIIGFTKSVAKELGSRNIRCNAIAPGFIETDMTHYLQDGDAKNNYMEKIPLGRFGTTEDIANSCLFLASDMGAYLTGQTLSVCGGLNI
- a CDS encoding nucleoid-associated protein; this encodes MIHVSDIKDLEKLTIHKVGNASKEEPLVFSQSPLALEDEMISQLLLTYFIQPFTNNAEFFRFTHEADLNLNEVYQYCRRIFEDVETFQEQSVNIAKHLYKHSTHPKVKGGELYIVHFSKCQVDGEEVEAVGIFKSENRDTYLKVYLQDENYQVNHDDGINISKLDKGCLVFNIEEEDGYKVSVVDSISKQNEAIYWKDAFLQVQRRADSYHQTENMVNMCKQFINNKLPTEFELNRVDQADLMNKSAAYFKEKDHFQMEEFAEEVLGHPEAIESFKSYREYFEKENQEAFPESFDISSAAVKKQNKVFKTVIKLDKNFHIYIHGNREMVERGFDETMNMNYYKLFFESEA
- the rpoN gene encoding RNA polymerase factor sigma-54, with protein sequence MLKQTQQQKLLQKLSPQQIQLMKLLQVPTVNLEERIKEELEENPALEYGEDEQHEDEFKDTPDEYEASGEEGEGEDFEPDGSENEYDNIDISEYVSDGDDDIADYKLRNDNYPDQDENKTIPVKVETSFHEHLLEQLGMLELEERQGVIAEQIIGSIDDDGYLRREISAIVDDLSFSQNIDTDEEEIRGLIKKIQEFDPAGVCCADLKECLLLQLHRKASDDPGVITAISILENYFDEFTKKHYEKIQKSLNLSDEDLKESISQIIRLNPRPGSNYANLNKAESYVLPDFFIFNNNGKLELTLNSKNAPDLRISEGYREMLKEYDRGDKKDRRQKEAVLFIKQKIDAAKWFIDAIKQRQHTLLSTMEAIMNYQHDFFITGDETSMRPMILKDIADITSLDISTVSRVANSKYVQTEFGTFRLKFFFSESLSTDSGEEVSTREVKKILSDLIAGEHKRKPLSDENLTKMLQDKGYNIARRTVAKYREQLNIPVARLRKEL
- a CDS encoding SMP-30/gluconolactonase/LRE family protein is translated as MKKIPLLLATVFVTVTATAQKVTDDFNQANDLTAENMFSKNIEGPNFDRAGNLYVVNFEKDGTIGKINTRNGSGKIFVTLPDSSIGNGVHFDSKGTMYLPDFVGHNILTVDMRTKKVSVYLHNDAFNQPNDLCFMKNDGFFASDPNWKENTGQVWFIKDGKATLVAKDMGTTNGIELSPDERTLYVNEGTQRRIWKFRVDNKGNLSHKELFYEFEDGGMDGMKCDKNGNLYVCRWGTGQIVVLAPTGRIFNTINLRGKQCSNLVFGGPDGQTIYVTLQDRKCVEWVRVAIPGKKFDKRQ
- the recA gene encoding recombinase RecA gives rise to the protein MSTANAEKLKALRLTMDKIEKDFGKGSVMMMGEKGSEPMEYISTGSLGLDIALGIGGLPKGRIIEIYGPESSGKTTLAIHTIAEAQKKGGICAIVDAEHAFDSSYAQRLGVDVDSLLISQPDHGEQALEIADRLILSGAVDVVVIDSVAALVPKGELEGEMGESKMGLQARLMSQALRKLTATISKTNCCCIFINQLREKIGVMFGNPETTTGGNALKFYASVRLDIRRMTQIKDGEEAVGNRVKVKVVKNKVAPPFRQAEFDIIFGQGISKVGEIIDMGVEFGIVQKSGSWFSYDGNKLGQGRDAVKTLLLDNPGLANEIEAKIKAKRLEMQAAEA
- a CDS encoding S46 family peptidase, whose protein sequence is MKKNLFVLILLLAAQVTRADEGMWLPYLLGQQTYNDMVKRGLKLTKEQLYSINKASIKDAIIIFGGGCTGEIVSNEGLIFTNHHCGYAAVAAASTVEHNYLKNGFYARSKQEEIPSRNLSVQFLVRVEDVTNQMNDALKGLSGMERVNAQQHKTQELVAKATEGTGYEASVSPIFKGNQFLLYVYERYKDIRLVGVPPESIGKFGGDTDNWEWPRHTGDFSIFRVYTDKNGKPAEYSADNVPMKPRYFLPVSTKGVKEGDYAMIFGYPGGTNRYETSFGVNLKTSVENPAIVNLRDVRLKAMFEQMKKDPAVKLKLASSYAGIANYWKFFDGESKQLLKYGVEDQKKKQEAAFTQWAKGKPEYENIFRDYAKAYDEWRPYAKHRQYLREGILGSPLAAFAANLVLVERALTTPGAPADAVPKAMTAVSEARKTFLAGEDKPSDQKILAATARMFYTDIDKNQQPIGFYEDIRSKFGSLDDDNTWRIWAASVMSNTFILDDKKWNDFAAHPDAVTLQNDPAFAYASAFLKNYNSKYLPIFAKFTTTNEDLGREYLKGVMEMEPNKQRYPDATFTMRVTYGNVKAYSPRDAVHYDYACTMTGVMEKYVPGDYEFDLPQNYIDAYRRKDFGPYKDAARNDVVVCFITTNDITGGNSGSPVMNANGELVGLAFDGNYEALSHKIQFDPVYNRTICVDVRYVLWCIDKLGGGKNLVDELKLSGAPVAKKK
- a CDS encoding ribonuclease HII, encoding MLKSYYQKGVMEAGCDEAGRGCLAGPVFAAAVILPPRFRHPLLNDSKQMKPAHREEVRQYIETKAICYAVASVDNEEIDRINILKASFKAMHLALEQLKQQPEYILVDGNRFVPYGTVPHACIIQGDGIYASIAAASVLAKTYRDAHMMALHLEHPQFGWHENKGYGTLVHRNALREHGETRYHRKSFRLNYDQPELDFENTDAGL